The region CAGCTCTATGTATCTGTAACTCCTGATCTCATGACAGGTGTTGAAATTTGATCTGGATGTttaggatgaaaaagaaaatgctgctgGGAAATCACCAACTGAGTGAGCACAaataaagtgaaacagaaatCAGACACCATTTTCTGGAGTTCCCTGGTGCACCCTGCCAGCAGGTCGACACGAGGCTCCAGTCGGGACTGCTCCTCCAGCGCTTCCTGTCGCTTCTCAACCATCGTGGCTCCTTTCAGCACCAGAATATCTGCCTGCTTCAGCTTCTGTCTCAGCACCTCCGACACACGCTCAACATACCTGCACACGCGAGGATTATGAGGAGAGCAATTACAAAAAAGGCACACGTGTAACAACGCAGAGGCAAAACGAGGATTTTCCTCCACAGTACCGTGGCGAGGCCTGGATCATAAACAGGTGCTGCATCCGGAGAGTGGTGAGCCGGCCAAGAAGGTCCTGCACCTGAGACAGCATCTCCCGAACGTGCTTCTTGGTCTGGCCTTGGATGATGGAAGGAGCGAGCTGGAACTGGCTCATCGACACCAcgtctccctcttctcccatCTCACTCATGCGCTGGGTGAGGAACACTTCCAGCTGCAACAACAAAGGAAACCAGCGTCACTCCAATCAAACGTCGCCTGTGACGCCACGTTTATGATTAGACACTAAACGACTGGTCTCTTTACCTCCATGAGCTCATCAATGAACTGGCTGCGTGACTGAGAGTTCTCCAGCAGAGTTGCAGCATCTTCCCCCCGAGCCACGCCCTCAGGGCCTACGAGATCATACACTCGTCTTTAAGCAAACTGAATTTTCCACAGCTGAGAGTGAGGTGAtctaacaaaaacaaagaaatacttACAGTCTGTTCCCACGTCTACAATCTCAATTTCTATCGGAGCAGCTTCACTGTCGCCCCAGTCGATACCGCCGGCACCAGTGTCCTGTCGGGGGAGATCGATATTTGAGGCTTCGCAGCCACTTcacatgttttcagacatgaactcaagaaaatgtgaaaaaccagcaggagattgtcccaacattcaggcgaggggtggagcctgcgtagagcaggacatgacgtataaatggCTCTGCAGAAATCAAGTGAAATGAAGATCTCAAATCTCGTCATCTTTCCAAGATGATGTCagcgtcttctacgtgtatcgcctcctcttcttcaccctgagatatttgaatttctcgctcgctgtgaattttaCGGACATTTCCCTGCTGCATGtgttcactctgacattttacaaatgGGCTGTCAGGAAAAGCGAGCGAGCAGCTGACTGggatatttgtgttctcacatatgGTGGTGTCATACCTCAGAGTTTGGCTCCACACTGATACCCCAGTCTATACCATCCTCGACAGTGATGCCAGAATTAACACCGGCAGAGTCTGTTCCTTTGCCAAAGTCGCCCCAGTCGATCTGAAGCATTAAAAGAATttataaattaagaaaatatatcACAGGGGATTTCGTTTACCTTGGATCTAACATGGGACGTTTTGGTAACATGATCCGGTTTAATTCTCGATATAGAGTCGGTGAAACTAACCATGTCGTCTGTGGCTGAGTCAGGAGGAGCCTCCTCTGCAACCGGCCTCTCAACAACTGTGGGGACTTTCCCCGTTCTCCACTCATAAAACGTTGTGTTTCCTCTTGTCTGGGCCAACGTCAGCATGGGCAGGACTGGATCAGACCTtcgaaaaacacacaaagaaaacaaagggaaCTGTGAAAGggttttctttctgtatttaTAGTAAGaaacatatttgtgtttattccaACTCATTAAATAATTACTTTGAAACTCTCTGAATCAATTGTAGGTCTGAGTTTCACAGAGGAAGCAGAagtgcagagaaacagacagtgaCGATATACtcaccactcacacacaaagtttgTGAAAGCGGCGTAAAGTCGGATTTGCTCCTCTAATTTCCCTGCGTCCTTCCCGACTTCCTCCAGAACGGCTGGTAGATCTTTAACCAGAGCCTGGAGCTCACGAGCCACATTTTCTCCctgacagaagaaaaataatgagtAAGACGTGTAAATATCGCAgaatctctgtgtttgtgtctaaaTATTCGCGTGTTTGTACGTACGGTGATGCCGTACTGTTTGCACGCAGCATAGTATCGCTCCCTCAGGTCCGCAGCTGAGCTTTGACACTCCACCTCCCTCCTGCtcagctcctgctgcagctgctgggctTTGACCAACTGCTTCCTCAGAGCCGGGCCTTCGTAGCTCACGTTGCGACTCAGCAAACTGGCGACCTCCGCTGTTCCACGCAAACAGAAgcattaattattaaaatagttATGTACAGGCAATTATtctgtttcatcagcttcaaATAACCTTCATACTTTATTAAATATAGACAAACGATAAGTCAGACAGTGTATGCAGATGTTGCCAAGTGACTTTAGATATATGACATATGgggtttttcttcatttaataTAAACTTACCCAGATAGACATTATCTGCTTCATAAAGAGTCACAATCTCCTGCCAGTCCTGatgcaacaaaaacataatccaCAATTCAAATCCAGATTTTCTGAATTTAAGAGCAAAGGGATACGTCACAGAAAGATTTCCAGACAACTGGGTTTGAGTCACTAATGAGAAATGACTGTCGTACTGTGAGACAGACGATAGACTCACCTTCATCCTCTGAGACGAATATCTGCCAAAGATGTTTTTGGACGAAGCTTCTGTTCCCCTCAGTATCTCCACGATTCTCAAGCAGTGGAAGTAATGAATGTCtgtcagtgaaaacacacaagtgtcagtttgtaatatttacacagaggaagaggtggaaaGGTTCACAATGAATACTCATATTAAtacactgcaacaacaacaatgcagTTTCTCAAACTGCAACTAACACACGAGACAAACGTTCGGAGGTAATGAGCGACGTACAGGAGCCGGACAGGAGCTGCTTGATCTCCTGGTTCTCAGGCATGTCCTGGATGGCTGCATTGATCTTCTCTCTGATTGTTTTCACTGCACTCTGCCACTTCAGGTTACAGTGACGTCGGTCCAGCAGCCAGTCTGTGCACACAGAAGTTTAAgttcaacaacaacatcattaTCATTTATATGAATCCTCCGCAAGTAAAAAGACTCTAAAACAGAAATATCCTTCAAATGGGATTTCAGTGTAGATGTGGTGAACCGCGCAGAGTTTTTCAAAAACAATAATTAGATTCATCTTAAAGGATAAACTAGTGATTCAGTCCAGTTTAGAAAAAACACTGCACTTCAGTAGCTTCATGATCTGATCGTATAACTTCAGATGTTCACTTTAGTTTTGTTACGTGCAATTTTACTCATATAGTAAATTTACACAACCAGTGAACCTGCTTGTTTGTGCAGCTCAGATGATTTACTGTGATTTATACACAATAACGTCACAGTGGAGAAACACTCACATGTATTTTCTACTTCAGCAAATCTTAAAAACTAAGGAACTGAGCAAAGGGAGGATGTACACAGTATTATTAtagtacacatatatattatttagtGTTTTTGACATTCACATATGACAGAACAGAAAGTACCCTGTTGTATCACTCACCCAGGAGTTTGCTGCTCTGAATGTCGATGGGCAGGTTTTGAATATTCTGTTAAAGGAAgagaacacatttaaaaagataaatttTAATTTCTCAATAATCCACATTGTCCACGAGCAGGAGAAGAACATTTTGTCCTTGTGTCACTTTTTCAACGCTGCAGCTTCACGGagacatgaacacaacacaacatttattCCTCTAAAACCTTGTCCACGTGTATATTTGAGTATAATTCCACTTTGACGCAGCTAACGTCAGCTGGCAGCTGTACTCCGCTCAGACGGCGGGTGtctcctctcacctccatcGTCTCCTCACTCTCTGAACCAAACACGAAGAAGATTCTAACGTTTCCACGTCTTCATGTTCAAAACCAGTTTggtttaaaaagcttttaaatccAGAATCAATAACCCGGAACAAGGAGCTCACTGTTTACGACACGTTACAGGAAGCGGAGCCAATAGGAGGAGGCGATGTTAGTCAGTGATGGCCGTTGACCAATCACGGCGCAGCATGCTGACGGCTGCAGCTGATTGGCCGATGTGATTGAATGCAGTAATAAAGGCGGTCAGCAGAGGGCGATGTCGGAGGaaggttattattattgttttatttattattttattcatttaatttctcatgttttatatataaatattatatataataaaaaaatcaatgtgttattattttaaaacgTACAAATCCAATTGTTTCATATCCATAATCAAAACAGATGGTTTTCTGCTGATcaactaattaattaattgattgatcCATTCAGCTGTTATATGTAGTGATGAGGAGTCAAATCATCACAATACAATATACTTACAAGGCCATTGTTGATTGGTATGTAAAAGTATTAATTGCTTTGTCAAGATAAAGTTACTACTCACAAAGTATCATGGAATCAAATACTTAAATTAAACACAACTACCTTAAATATATACTTAGTTACACTCCAACGCTAGTGGCAAGTGTTGGAGGAAGTATTCATGTTACTTTACTGTAGTAAAAGTATCAGTATCTCTCTGCCTGATAAATACTTTTGCTACTTTTAGTACATTTAGCAGATGATTCTTCAAATCATACGACTTTAACTTGTAGTTGAATGTTTAGATGACGGTGACCTTTACTTCGTTAACTTCTTCACCACTATTCGGTGTCACAACAactaaatcaaaaaataaaaatgaactttAAACGGAAGCCACCATCTTTAAAAGTGCAGGGCGACCAGGTGAGGAGAATCTACCTGAGACCAAACTCCTCCCCTCAGGCTCCTGCAGGAAGAGGCCTGCTCTCACACGCTCCTCTGAGCTTCAGCTTGGACAGAGGAGACACGTTTGAACGCAGCCATGAACTCTGtgctcaaacagcagcagcgcCTCTCAACTGGTCCAATCTCAGGTCATTTGAATGGAAACCAAACTTGCAAAGTAAGCCTCTGTGATTTTGCACAACTCATGCAAAGCATCAGGGACACATTTATCTGATGTCTCAATGTCcgcgtctgtctctctgactctttcTGTCCAGAATAGAATAACTCCAGACTAACTGGAAACGtctaaatgtcacattaaaagATCATCTGGTTCTAAGTTTTCAATTCGCAATCGGCCGCCTGCTCTCCTCAAGTTCCCCCTGTTGTCAGTCATGTGGCCTGAAGAAATGTCTCACCTGAGTCATGCATTCAATGTCTCCTCTGAGCTGGGCGGgctttaggtgtgtgtgtgtgtgtgtgtgtgtttgagcagggTGTGTGCTCGAGTAGAGAGGGACAAGGTCAGAGAGCGAGAGGCACAGAGGAAGAGATGCTGCACCTGTGCACGATCACCTGAGGAGAACTacaataaaaagtcaaacacaaagagaggatCACAAAGAGACGGTAAACATGGAGCTGCAGTCCCACATCTGAGAGAACCTGCTTCAGCCGGCTCGTTGTCAACAAGGTAAAACAACACACTTCGTCCATTTCACTGTGGTTTCATGTCAGagttttacatgtttgttgACAGACCAGATCATTTAAAAGCATTAGTTTGGTTTGTTatcattttaacagttttttatCAGATCTAACATGTCAGACTGTGACAGGTGAAGAACGATAAAGTCCAGGACTTGTTTCTATCGTTGTCTCTGCACGATATCAGAGGTCCATCAACAAACCATTTTCACAATCTGTTCATCATTTACTTGGTTTattaagcaaaatgtcaaatattcaaCCCAGTCTCATTTCAAAACGTGTAATAAATCTTTGGGTTCTGGACTGATGCTCAAACAAAACAGGATATTGAAGAAGCTCTACGATGTTGCAATGGGttctttcatattttaaagaccaaatgttaaatgttttgacAAAGTTATGTGTGATTTAAACTCTGCAAGATGGAGGCAGGTCTTAGAAGCTGAAATGAAACGGTATCTGCTGTTACAACATGATGAACTGATGTCACTGCTTGTCTGTCTTTAATTTCACTTCTGGACTTTGTCTCAAGTCACGTGAAGTTTCCATCGACCTTCAACTTCGTCTCTTAAAAACATTCACAGCTCTGACGATTTGAAgggaaacactcacacacacgtttacgTCGATGCATTAGTTTTATTATGAACTCCCTTCATCAAGTCATTCAACTCTGCTGTTACGGGTCAACGGTGAAACTGGCACAAAGGATGAAACCTGAGAGTTGCATGAACCATCAGCTCAATTATGAGAGCAGCACAGTCCCCGGTGTCCTCGGagtctctctgcagctcagacatTGTGCCTCTGAAAAGACGTCGCGGCTGGTTAGTGATTTCCAAACGTGGCCCCTGTGTTCCCTTCCTGCTGTGATCTCTGATGCTTTGCCGAGCGGCTCGCccacacatgaacaaaatacATGGTAACTTATTAAAGAGATCGACGGAGGGCCTCCTTTGTGTCAACACAGCTTTTTGTCTCAAAGGTCACATCTAAGTCAAACACACCAAAAAGAAATATGTGTTCATATCGTGCCGCCATGTTCTTTTACATAACACGGTGTGAAAGTGCCGTCGGGGCCTCTCAGTTACTTTGTCCTGCAGAAACTACTTGATGGAAAGTCAACAATATCATGGAAATGCTGTGCAAACGTTTGTTACGGAGCAGCCGCTGCTTTTTTTCAAAGACTAAACCACATCCACTCCAACTggagtcagacagaaaaaaaaaagagaatttacTTTAGATAATGAGCTTGAGTCTAAAAATGGTAACAGCAGCTGAGAAGCTGAAGTAAACAGAGGCGTGAGATGAAGCTGCAGCCGCTGGAGAACTCATGAAAgcttttcttctgttattctgtGTCTGGACACAACCAGGTCCGACATGTAGGACAGTTTGTCCCCCCAACATCCGtccacttatgaaaccacattcaaacattttaaccagatttgtatttgggtCCGATTGCACTCACGCAACAAAATGCTTTTATCTCCGTGTTAAAGAAGCTGATGAAACAAATTCCCTGACCCACCCTTTGTCTGGATCAACTCCAAACACTTaatgtctttctctcccccGATGTTCTATCCTTTTTCTGTGGACACGTCCAGGAGTTTATGAGTAAtcttacacaaacaaacaaaacaggggTGGACACATAACCTCCTTCGTAAATCAGCATAACTGAGCCAAGACTTCACATTGAGACCAAAGGAGGAAAAGGGCTttgatgttaaaaacaaattcctctaaatgtgaaactgtttatttaatcaaaGTTCAATTTGTACATCGTTTCCGACGCTGCTTCCTTCTTGAACCTTTGCACCACTTGTTCGTGCCGGGTGCCTAAACATCACACGGGGCAGATAAGAGTAAGACAAGTGTTTCCTGAGAAGGGCATGGACTCTGTATTTGCGTAGGTGCTTCATTGTTTCCTGTCAGGTCTCATAAAGCTGCAATCATGGCTCCATTGAAACTCATAAAATCTGCTTTAATAGCAACAGTCATCCAAATACTGAAGAGTAAAGTTGAGCTTCTTAAATgtgtggaggaaagaaaaagaggaaaaaaacctcagaaatgataaatgtatttatttagagtGTTGATTTTATCTCACAGAGGAAAACTGATTCATTTAAGATTCATCGATTGATGTTTTCAAGTAAACCATATTTTAATGGAGTGAATAAATTCTTTATGATACAGTGGAGAGACAGGAAACACGTGAAGTTCACGTCCTTCCACACAAACTTTATTACTGACTCTGATCCATGTGATGGCAGTCAGGTATGTTCACCATGTGACTGAGGATGACAACAGCTGACTGTGAAACTCCTGGTTCTGTAACTTGGGTCGAGGTGCATCAGTAAATGAGATTAAACCATAAAATCACTTTTCTCCTTCACTTCGTTGTTATTATATAACAGtgagctcctgcagcagcatgacGACAACAGCTTGCTTC is a window of Paralichthys olivaceus isolate ysfri-2021 chromosome 21, ASM2471397v2, whole genome shotgun sequence DNA encoding:
- the cdk5rap3 gene encoding CDK5 regulatory subunit-associated protein 3, whose protein sequence is MENIQNLPIDIQSSKLLDWLLDRRHCNLKWQSAVKTIREKINAAIQDMPENQEIKQLLSGSYIHYFHCLRIVEILRGTEASSKNIFGRYSSQRMKDWQEIVTLYEADNVYLAEVASLLSRNVSYEGPALRKQLVKAQQLQQELSRREVECQSSAADLRERYYAACKQYGITGENVARELQALVKDLPAVLEEVGKDAGKLEEQIRLYAAFTNFVCEWSDPVLPMLTLAQTRGNTTFYEWRTGKVPTVVERPVAEEAPPDSATDDMIDWGDFGKGTDSAGVNSGITVEDGIDWGISVEPNSEDTGAGGIDWGDSEAAPIEIEIVDVGTDCPEGVARGEDAATLLENSQSRSQFIDELMELEVFLTQRMSEMGEEGDVVSMSQFQLAPSIIQGQTKKHVREMLSQVQDLLGRLTTLRMQHLFMIQASPRYVERVSEVLRQKLKQADILVLKGATMVEKRQEALEEQSRLEPRVDLLAGCTRELQKMIEADISKRYNNRPVNLMGVNI